One window of the Chitinophaga niabensis genome contains the following:
- a CDS encoding RNA polymerase sigma factor, whose amino-acid sequence MDKNTLDDAALWQQVKRGDAVSFTCLFERYWDEMFSMAYRRLADEATAKDYVQNIFIHAWENRHRITVEDKLSPYLFTALKYSLIRHIYRVAKQGTTDLPLSVYSLPDEAEQKKQDHYEFDRLREKVQSEIAGMPDKMREVFTLSYEKELSIREIALRLSISEQTVKNQLHNALKRLRYRLQGQAFFLPFIL is encoded by the coding sequence ATGGATAAAAACACTTTGGATGATGCCGCATTATGGCAACAGGTAAAGCGGGGTGATGCAGTATCGTTTACGTGTTTGTTTGAGCGGTATTGGGATGAGATGTTTTCGATGGCTTACCGCAGACTTGCTGATGAAGCTACGGCTAAAGATTATGTACAGAATATCTTTATTCATGCCTGGGAAAACCGGCATCGGATCACCGTTGAGGATAAGTTAAGCCCCTATTTATTTACTGCTTTAAAATATAGTCTTATCCGCCATATTTACCGGGTGGCCAAACAAGGCACCACAGATCTGCCCTTATCTGTATACAGCCTGCCTGATGAAGCGGAGCAAAAAAAGCAGGACCATTACGAATTTGACAGATTAAGGGAAAAGGTCCAATCGGAAATTGCCGGTATGCCCGATAAAATGCGGGAGGTCTTTACGCTTAGTTATGAAAAGGAGCTTTCCATCAGGGAAATAGCGCTCCGCCTGTCTATTTCAGAACAAACAGTTAAAAATCAATTACACAATGCCCTTAAGCGGCTTCGCTACCGCTTGCAGGGCCAGGCGTTTTTCCTTCCTTTTATCCTGTAA
- a CDS encoding FecR family protein has product MKLHNRLKLLRHYLLGKANEDQRRLVDDWYHSVDDSKPIELWEEEGKRSAIKGMIQLQILERINNHPAGRKVVPMGSRLLAAACIVALLISASWFFLANRHPTTYFTITAPFGEIKQLVLPDSTLVWLKSGTTLRYSSQYGRQNRRLELVEGEAFFEVQKDVSRPFIVKSGKLETKVLGTAFNIQAYSNRPSIQVWVQTGRVQVSDSLQVLTELSKGKRFQWDRADGQSRVDSLNWKQALAWQQGILLLESATFSELAFELKEIYGVELTTSNADIRDLHYDAKFFIHTTSVNDIITTLAEVHGIRYRLHGKTITLY; this is encoded by the coding sequence ATGAAACTACACAACCGGTTAAAACTACTTCGGCATTATTTATTAGGGAAGGCAAATGAAGATCAGCGCAGGCTTGTAGACGACTGGTATCATTCGGTGGATGATTCAAAGCCGATAGAACTTTGGGAAGAAGAGGGGAAAAGAAGTGCCATCAAGGGGATGATCCAATTACAGATCCTGGAACGGATAAATAATCATCCGGCCGGCAGGAAGGTTGTGCCTATGGGTAGCCGGCTGCTGGCTGCAGCCTGTATTGTGGCGCTGCTGATCAGTGCTTCCTGGTTTTTCCTGGCTAACCGCCATCCCACAACATATTTTACAATAACAGCACCTTTCGGTGAGATCAAACAACTGGTTTTGCCGGACAGTACACTGGTATGGCTGAAATCCGGCACTACGCTGCGATACAGTTCCCAATACGGAAGGCAGAACAGGCGGCTTGAACTGGTGGAAGGGGAAGCATTTTTTGAGGTGCAAAAAGATGTTTCAAGACCATTTATTGTGAAGTCAGGGAAGCTGGAAACTAAAGTGCTGGGCACAGCCTTCAACATACAGGCATACAGCAACCGGCCGTCCATACAGGTATGGGTACAAACCGGGCGGGTACAGGTGAGCGACAGTTTACAGGTATTAACGGAGCTTTCAAAAGGAAAAAGATTCCAATGGGACCGGGCTGACGGCCAATCCCGTGTTGATAGCCTGAACTGGAAACAGGCGCTGGCCTGGCAGCAGGGCATTTTGTTACTGGAGTCCGCTACATTTTCAGAACTGGCTTTTGAGTTAAAGGAAATATATGGGGTAGAGCTGACAACATCAAATGCTGATATCCGCGATCTGCATTATGATGCCAAATTCTTTATACATACAACTTCAGTGAACGACATTATTACCACCCTTGCAGAGGTGCATGGAATACGGTACAGGTTACACGGAAAAACAATCACATTGTATTAA
- a CDS encoding TonB-dependent receptor has product MEKKAKGTLVPPRLRLMLMLYCLMLAASGLKAQSPETVKLSIRFANVTLDVAMRQVKEASPVNIAYDAGKLRLAQWSISPKEFKQADLSEILHYLLQKANVGFKEVAGGIVLFEKEKAVPAPAKKDPGRITGKVIDEENGEPVIGATIRIGDVGSVTDDAGSFSLPLSKGSYTVMISSMGYGIKEISGITINENETFTLNATLKRKKGNLAMVVVKSSAKKESTASLYSRQKNEAGISNGISREQMAVLPDKNIGETLKRISGVSTTDNRRVVVRGIAERYNIAMMDGAALPSTDVQVRDFEFDIVPSNLVDNVIVSKTATPDMGFGFGGGMVQINTMAVPENNFTTISFGSKYISGSTGKEFLGYQRGKNDYLGFDDGGRDHFPKEIMTFTPGNYDPSNPYNHIPPAGGEKITPEMITAQNKRIGGLERLGTRNHKAAPGQNYQFSLGRSYILKSSRIGLVGSLSYRNEQAIDDILHFERGSFSMAGNNLYDPKTGAEINESKARQYNFTTSWGALLNAGWHGRNHQITSRNFYSRVFANQFFRIRGWGEDISTQNNPAINEYDRPKFIDLLQNRINGEHRFGRFKFDWSAARNEVTNHEQDAVDAYLGAVSTLNGTGYNYAPQAGPSNNPGTLSRSSYRYVETNWLADAALSYRFNTGKQAQVFKAGYQYMNKKGHYDWNVLPIGVAKGFNDGYKPIHQWSIDFADPLGDMYYFPAAFNNNSYTGRNNNQALYAMMDNRFTSWLRLVWGIRAEYYEYEKIKDEAADKVSQADLDNANKQRYVDPATGKVVHRTLDASAEDKKWLYLPSGNLTITPFSNFNIRASYAESAIRPALIENSSFSRFNYLYGRIQRNTGVISTIIKHYDLRLEWYPAPGEVISAGYFKKHFKNPVEMYLDITNTSGAIDLLTANSDYADVTGWELDLRKSLGFIYKKAKFLNDLYFSGNLTIQNSEVQASAFRYETMAGGQDNNGISYAYRTKTYLREKRPLYGQVPVLYNIGLQYAGERLGANIAFNHSGYKTFTVGMQPHYSEMERPRDQVDAQLSYRFLKDKKLQVRVNMSNLTNSPYRFFINGKNTYQIKPGANSMTMTEWSDVYEWKYGFSQKYEEGYYVDEPNGKGKVRIGDTDTFIRKVGASFSFAVSYNF; this is encoded by the coding sequence ATGGAAAAAAAAGCAAAGGGGACGCTGGTCCCACCCAGGCTAAGACTTATGTTGATGTTGTATTGCCTGATGCTGGCAGCATCCGGGTTAAAAGCGCAATCTCCTGAAACGGTAAAGTTATCTATCAGATTTGCGAATGTTACATTGGATGTGGCTATGCGGCAAGTGAAGGAAGCCAGCCCGGTAAATATAGCGTACGATGCCGGGAAATTACGGCTTGCACAGTGGAGTATCTCCCCGAAAGAATTTAAACAGGCTGACTTATCCGAAATCCTGCACTATTTACTACAGAAAGCAAATGTGGGGTTTAAAGAAGTGGCCGGCGGAATTGTATTATTTGAAAAAGAGAAAGCAGTTCCTGCCCCTGCTAAAAAAGATCCGGGACGTATTACAGGTAAGGTCATCGATGAAGAGAACGGTGAGCCGGTGATCGGAGCTACCATCCGTATTGGTGATGTGGGATCGGTTACAGATGATGCAGGTAGTTTTTCATTACCGCTGTCCAAAGGAAGTTATACGGTGATGATCAGTTCAATGGGGTATGGCATCAAGGAGATTAGTGGCATTACAATAAATGAAAACGAAACGTTTACCTTAAACGCCACCCTTAAAAGAAAGAAAGGAAACCTGGCGATGGTGGTGGTGAAATCCTCTGCCAAAAAGGAATCCACAGCCTCCCTGTACAGCCGTCAAAAAAACGAAGCCGGTATCTCCAACGGGATCAGTCGTGAGCAGATGGCAGTATTGCCCGATAAGAATATCGGGGAAACATTGAAACGTATTTCGGGAGTAAGCACAACGGATAACAGGCGGGTAGTAGTACGTGGTATAGCTGAGCGGTATAACATAGCCATGATGGACGGCGCTGCGCTGCCAAGTACCGATGTGCAGGTGCGCGACTTTGAATTTGACATAGTTCCCAGTAACCTGGTAGATAACGTGATCGTATCTAAAACAGCTACACCCGATATGGGTTTCGGTTTTGGCGGAGGAATGGTACAGATCAATACCATGGCCGTGCCGGAAAACAATTTTACCACCATCAGCTTTGGCAGCAAATACATCAGTGGCAGCACAGGTAAAGAATTCCTGGGCTATCAGCGTGGTAAAAATGATTACCTGGGATTTGATGATGGAGGCAGGGATCATTTTCCCAAAGAAATCATGACGTTCACACCCGGTAATTACGACCCCTCAAATCCTTACAACCATATCCCGCCTGCCGGTGGGGAAAAGATCACCCCGGAAATGATCACGGCGCAGAATAAAAGGATTGGCGGCCTGGAAAGATTGGGCACCCGTAATCATAAAGCTGCACCAGGGCAGAACTATCAGTTTAGCCTGGGGCGTAGTTATATCCTGAAGAGCAGCCGTATCGGTTTAGTGGGTTCGCTGAGCTATCGCAACGAGCAGGCCATAGATGATATCCTGCATTTTGAACGCGGCTCCTTCAGCATGGCGGGCAACAATTTGTATGATCCGAAAACAGGGGCGGAGATTAATGAATCAAAAGCCCGGCAATACAATTTCACCACCAGCTGGGGGGCATTGCTGAATGCAGGATGGCATGGCAGGAACCATCAGATCACTTCCCGCAATTTCTATTCGAGGGTATTTGCTAACCAGTTTTTCCGCATAAGAGGCTGGGGTGAAGATATATCTACTCAAAATAATCCTGCTATCAATGAATACGACAGGCCCAAGTTTATAGACCTGTTGCAGAACAGGATAAACGGAGAGCATCGCTTCGGCCGTTTTAAGTTTGACTGGAGCGCGGCCCGCAATGAGGTGACCAACCATGAACAGGATGCAGTAGATGCCTACCTGGGGGCTGTTTCAACCTTGAATGGCACTGGTTACAATTATGCGCCTCAGGCTGGCCCCAGTAACAATCCGGGTACACTGAGCCGCTCTTCCTACAGGTATGTTGAAACCAACTGGTTGGCCGATGCAGCATTGAGCTACCGGTTCAATACCGGAAAACAGGCCCAGGTGTTCAAGGCCGGTTACCAGTACATGAATAAAAAGGGACACTACGACTGGAATGTTCTGCCCATCGGGGTAGCCAAAGGCTTTAACGATGGCTATAAGCCGATACATCAATGGAGTATTGATTTTGCCGATCCCCTGGGAGACATGTATTATTTCCCGGCAGCCTTCAACAACAATAGCTATACTGGCAGAAACAATAACCAGGCCTTGTATGCCATGATGGATAACCGTTTTACCAGCTGGCTCCGTTTGGTATGGGGCATCAGGGCAGAGTACTATGAATATGAGAAGATAAAAGATGAGGCCGCGGATAAGGTCTCGCAGGCAGACCTGGATAATGCGAATAAGCAGCGCTATGTAGATCCCGCAACCGGTAAGGTGGTTCACCGGACCCTCGATGCCAGCGCCGAAGATAAAAAGTGGCTGTACCTGCCCTCCGGTAACCTCACCATTACGCCGTTTTCCAACTTCAACATCAGGGCTTCCTACGCGGAATCAGCTATCCGTCCGGCATTGATAGAGAATTCCAGCTTTTCCCGTTTCAACTATCTCTATGGCCGCATACAGCGCAATACAGGTGTGATCTCTACCATAATCAAACATTACGATCTGCGCCTGGAATGGTACCCTGCACCGGGAGAAGTGATCTCTGCAGGTTACTTTAAAAAGCATTTCAAAAACCCGGTAGAAATGTACCTGGATATTACCAACACCAGTGGCGCAATTGACCTGCTTACTGCCAACTCTGATTATGCGGATGTAACAGGCTGGGAACTGGACCTGCGCAAAAGCCTTGGGTTTATTTATAAAAAAGCGAAGTTTTTAAACGACCTGTATTTCAGTGGCAACCTCACCATACAAAACTCTGAAGTACAGGCCAGTGCTTTCCGTTACGAAACCATGGCAGGTGGCCAGGACAACAATGGTATATCTTATGCTTACCGCACAAAAACATACCTCCGGGAAAAACGTCCTTTGTACGGACAGGTACCTGTGTTGTACAATATAGGGTTGCAATATGCAGGTGAACGACTGGGCGCCAACATTGCCTTCAACCACTCAGGCTATAAAACCTTTACGGTAGGCATGCAGCCTCATTATTCAGAAATGGAGCGGCCGCGCGACCAGGTGGATGCCCAATTGAGCTACAGGTTCCTGAAGGATAAAAAATTGCAGGTAAGGGTGAACATGAGCAACCTTACTAATAGCCCCTATCGGTTCTTCATTAATGGAAAGAATACCTATCAGATAAAACCGGGCGCAAATAGCATGACCATGACGGAATGGTCTGATGTATATGAATGGAAGTATGGCTTTTCTCAGAAGTATGAAGAAGGGTATTATGTAGATGAGCCCAACGGAAAAGGAAAGGTCCGCATTGGCGATACGGATACTTTTATCCGCAAGGTGGGCGCTTCCTTCAGTTTCGCCGTATCATATAATTTCTAA
- a CDS encoding two-component regulator propeller domain-containing protein, with the protein MKHVRVYALFLMSIFLTSCGQSQTNVPKDNIRSEIKDIGPNMMVRNIKKGKNNTILIAGPNNSSFGDVFRYDGKSFTNLTSKIGQHRFWDALEDRNGNLWFATTDSGVFLFNAHVSDGQAALRHFTTRDGLADNRVMSVYEDKAGIIWFGTGNGLSRYDGKSFQNFKNPNAPLFYKEGNLNNDINTIIEDKTGKLWVGTRGDAFVYDGEKITTLTHGGEPFLDVWGIAEDREGNIWLSGFNGWKVSQTGGLWRYDGSTFTKVSQRGAYTIIEDKKGNIWTTGSVNPANWAIQALSRYDAKSLYNNKPAVTEIMSGNAFMGLLEANDGSIWFGSATGVYRYDGTTITDFYNKEGQKKYIIDTKQSAVIWKSSMLLGAWEGSTLLGDGSSTGDVDILKGELLIENSHLVGGTVEVDMNTIEQKFDDQGPHNKLPALFDVKKFPVSTFAITKVETWNNRDKKVTGDYIKVTGNLTIEGITKAVTFPATMDFKDRMDGTVVVNGALIIDRTDWGINYGSEKFFDKSGDGTISDEVKLFIKIVAKK; encoded by the coding sequence ATGAAACACGTACGCGTATATGCTTTATTCTTAATGTCTATTTTTCTCACTTCCTGTGGACAAAGCCAAACAAACGTACCTAAAGATAATATCAGGTCCGAAATTAAAGACATAGGGCCTAACATGATGGTTCGTAATATAAAAAAAGGCAAAAATAACACCATTTTGATCGCTGGCCCGAACAACTCATCATTTGGTGATGTTTTTCGATACGATGGAAAATCTTTTACTAATCTCACAAGTAAAATAGGTCAGCATAGATTCTGGGACGCCCTGGAAGATCGCAATGGAAATCTTTGGTTCGCTACTACTGATTCAGGTGTTTTTTTATTCAACGCCCATGTGTCTGATGGACAGGCAGCGCTAAGACATTTCACTACCAGGGATGGACTTGCAGATAACCGGGTTATGTCTGTTTATGAAGATAAAGCAGGTATTATTTGGTTCGGCACCGGAAATGGCCTGAGCCGTTACGATGGGAAGTCTTTTCAAAATTTTAAAAACCCGAACGCCCCGCTTTTTTATAAAGAAGGGAATTTGAATAATGATATTAATACAATCATTGAAGATAAAACAGGGAAATTGTGGGTTGGTACACGGGGCGATGCCTTTGTTTATGACGGAGAAAAAATTACCACTTTAACCCATGGAGGCGAACCCTTTCTCGACGTTTGGGGTATAGCGGAAGATAGAGAAGGCAATATCTGGCTCAGCGGTTTCAATGGCTGGAAAGTAAGCCAGACCGGTGGCCTTTGGCGCTATGACGGCAGTACCTTTACTAAGGTATCGCAGAGAGGTGCTTATACTATAATCGAAGATAAAAAAGGAAACATCTGGACTACTGGTTCAGTAAACCCTGCTAATTGGGCTATCCAGGCACTTTCCCGTTATGATGCAAAGTCCTTGTATAATAATAAGCCCGCTGTAACCGAAATTATGTCAGGAAATGCTTTTATGGGGCTTTTGGAAGCTAATGATGGAAGTATCTGGTTTGGATCTGCGACCGGCGTGTATCGTTATGATGGAACCACTATCACGGACTTTTATAATAAAGAAGGTCAGAAAAAATATATCATAGATACGAAGCAAAGTGCTGTAATATGGAAAAGTTCTATGCTACTTGGTGCATGGGAAGGTTCTACGTTACTTGGTGATGGTTCCAGTACAGGGGACGTTGATATATTAAAAGGAGAATTGCTGATCGAAAACAGTCATCTGGTGGGCGGTACTGTTGAAGTGGACATGAATACAATTGAGCAAAAATTTGATGATCAGGGTCCACACAATAAATTACCTGCACTTTTTGATGTCAAAAAATTCCCTGTTTCTACATTCGCAATTACGAAGGTTGAAACATGGAATAATAGAGATAAAAAAGTTACAGGGGATTATATAAAAGTTACAGGGAACCTGACCATTGAAGGTATCACGAAGGCAGTTACTTTTCCAGCCACAATGGATTTTAAGGACCGAATGGACGGAACTGTCGTGGTGAATGGCGCGCTAATCATTGATCGAACAGATTGGGGTATCAATTATGGATCAGAAAAGTTCTTCGATAAGTCTGGTGATGGAACTATTTCGGACGAGGTTAAACTCTTTATAAAAATCGTAGCAAAAAAATAA